The following are from one region of the Nicotiana tabacum cultivar K326 chromosome 3, ASM71507v2, whole genome shotgun sequence genome:
- the LOC107809764 gene encoding putative late blight resistance protein homolog R1A-3 — protein MVGGTPFSLVMKEGVAIVGFHGRSGLYLDAIGVYLQKLTPPTSAKEPMVEDIEIHDVSFSTVRKDSLNVLDFIESLKNEEIQKVVDADLIEKMILELDFLLLNLHHFSKYRVDRLSSFMTEYEILQNVCGNIRHFLELIVNGCVGHENVEYILPQFQLMTERVGRFLWHNQIGGHSRLFKLIHLFLEIIPTQLEVMHICLTSLKASTSAKVGHFIKQLLQTSPDILREYLIHLQEHMINVITASSPGARNIHIMIEFLLIILTDVPKDFIHNGKLFKFLARVGALTRDVSSMARNLEEKAKNEESTDETNSATLGLLKKIELLKKALKDVYLKAPDSSQLCFPMSDGPLFMHLLLRHLDDLLNSNAYLVALIKEEIRLVKEDLEFIRSFFGNVEQELYKDLWARVLDVAYETKDVIDSIIARDNGLLHLIFSLPFTIEKINLIKEGVSNLFEKIPKNMGVIVVNSPNKPVDRKSSIAGKIIVGLKEETHLIIRKLTGGPKTLDVISITGMPGSGKTTLAYKVYNDESISGHFDIRAWCTVDQKYDEMGLLEKLFNQVVGPASKFGENIDVADKLRKHLFGKRYLIVLDDLWDTAAWDELTRPFPEVEKGSRIILTTREKKVAMHAQRHSDPLDLRLLKLEESWELLEKKVFGKESCPDELADVGKEIVQNCKRLPLVVDLIAGVIAGKEMKRSVWLEVRNDLNSFIFQKEEDVMRVIALSYDHLPDPLKSCLIHLASFPKDEAIPVRNLEILWLAEGFLEQREMKSVEKLFEIYLDNLISSSLVISFNEIGDDRTCQIHDLVHDFCLIKAREEKLFGRISSIAPSSSSSDLMPRQVNIEYHKWHFGHNNFVLFDSKKKKHSGKHLCSLRITGHIYDDNRLYDICHLRHLRLLRVLQVDRFSITVNDSLLNEICTLVHLRYLNIQTQVYSLPSSFSNLWNLETLQVNNFGPPLVLLPTILNLVKLRVLGIDDCSFFDLDTDEPILAGEDSKLESLRLLRGLKLSNSKDREDIFKRFPNLQELRFDLKKSWDCSTDRYWFPKLDFLNELESLKITFEGSYSNDSVLSAATNRLWDFHFPSSVKMLCLCEFPLTSDSLSTIGILPKLEDLYLEDAIIEGEGWNMGEEDTFQNLKCLTLQRVTLANWEVREESFPALEKLRLRDCRMLEEIPPSFGDICSLKSIELRRSPQLKESALKIKQDVEDMGRDILVLVYS, from the exons ATGGTTGGGGGAACCCCATTTTCACTTGTGATGAAAGAAGGTGTAGCAATTGTGGGATTTCACGGGCGTTCTGGGTTGTACCTTGATGCTATTGGTGTTTATTTGCAAAAACTTACTCCTCCCACTTCAGCAAAGGAACCTATGGTTGAAGACATTGAAATCCATGAC GTGTCATTTTCTACCGTTCGCAAAGACTCACTCAATGTTCTAGATTTCATAGAGAGCTTAAAGAATGAAGAAATTCAAAAAGTTGTTGACGCGGATCTGATTGAAAAGATGATATTGGAGTTGGACTTCCTCCTTCTGAATCTCCATCATTTTTCCAAGTATCGTGTTGATCGACTTTCTTCATTCATGACCGAATATGAGATTCTTCAGAATGTTTGTGGCAACATAAGACATTTCCTCGAGTTGATAGTGAATGGTTGCGTTGGGCATGAGAATGTTGAATATATCTTACCTCAGTTTCAACTAATGACTGAGAGAGTAGGACGCTTTTTATGGCATAATCAAATTGGTGGACACTCTCGACTATTCAAGCTAATACATCTATTCTTGGAGATTATTCCAACTCAGTTGGAGGTTATGCACATATGTCTTACAAGTTTGAAAGCTTCAACATCAGCAAAAGTTGGACACTTTATTAAGCAGCTCCTACAAACCTCTCCGGATATTCTTAGAGAGTATCTAATTCATCTACAAGAGCACATGATAAATGTTATTACCGCTAGCAGTCCAGGGGCCCGAAACATTCATATCATGATAGAGTTCCTATTAATCATTCTTACTGATGTGCCTAAGGACTTTATTCATAATGGCAAGTTGTTTAAATTCCTAGCACGTGTCGGAGCACTTACCAGGGACGTATCATCTATGGCTCGCAACTTAGAAGAGAAAGCAAAGAATGAAGAGAGTACCGATGAAACAAATAGTGCAACTCTAGGCTTGCTCAAAAAAATTGAACTCCTGAAGAAAGCACTCAAAGATGTTTACCTGAAAGCCCCAGACTCATCTCAACTCTGCTTTCCCATGAGTGATGGACCCCTGTTCATGCATCTTCTACTTAGACACTTAGATGATTTGCTCAATTCCAATGCTTATTTAGTTGCTTTgataaaggaagaaatcaggctgGTGAAAGAAGATCTAGAATTCATAAGATCTTTCTTCGGGAATGTTGAGCAAGAATTGTATAAAGATCTCTGGGCACGTGTTTTAGATGTGGCATACGAGACAAAAGATGTCATTGATTCAATTATTGCAAGAGACAATGGTCTCTTACATCTTATTTTCTCACTTCCCTTTACCATAGAAAAGATCAATCTTATCAAAGAAGGGGTCTCAAATTTATTTGAGAAGATTCCCAAGAACATGGGTGTCATTGTTGTGAACTCTCCCAACAAGCCAGTTGATCGCAAGTCATCAATAGCTGGTAAAATAATCGTAGGTTTGAAAGAGGAGACACACTTGATAATTAGGAAGCTCACCGGTGGACCAAAAACGCTAGATGTCATTTCGATCACTGGTATGCCCGGTTCGGGTAAAACTACTTTGGCGTATAAAGTGTATAATGATGAGTCAATTTCTGGTCATTTTGACATCCGTGCATGGTGTACAGTCGATCAAAAGTATGACGAGATGGGGTTGCTGGAAAAACTTTTTAATCAAGTTGTTGGCCCAGCTTCGAAATTCGGTGAGAATATTGATGTTGCTGATAAGCTACGGAAACACCTGTTTGGAAAGAGGTACCTTATAGTCTTAGATGATTTGTGGGACACTGCAGCATGGGATGAGTTGACAAGACCTTTTCCTGAAGTTGAGAAAGGAAGTCGAATTATTTTGACGACTCGAGAAAAGAAAGTGGCTATGCATGCACAACGCCACAGTGATCCTCTTGACCTTCGATTGCTAAAACTGGAAGAAAGTTGGGAGTTACTAGAGAAAAAGGTCTTTGGAAAAGAAAGTTGCCCTGATGAACTAGCGGATGTTGGAAAAGAAATAGTCCAAAACTGTAAACGACTTCCTTTGGTGGTTGATTTGATTGCTGGAGTCATTGCAGGGAAGGAAATGAAAAGGAGTGTGTGGCTTGAAGTTCGAAatgatttgaattcctttatttTCCAGAAAGAAGAGGACGTGATGAGGGTTATAGCattaagttatgaccatttacCCGATCCCTTAAAGTCGTGCTTGATTCACCTTGCGAGTTTTCCGAAGGACGAAGCAATTCCAGTCCGTAATTTGGAAATTTTATGGCTTGCTGAAGGATTTTTGGAGCAGAGAGAGATGAAGAGTGTGGAAAAACTGTTTGAGATTTATCTGGATAATTTAATTTCCAGTAGCTTGGTAATTTCTTTCAATGAAATTGGTGACGATCGGACTTGCCAAATTCATGATCTTGTGCATGACTTTTGTTTGATAAAAGCAAGAGAGGAAAAGTTGTTTGGCAGGATAAGTTCAATTGctccatcatcatcttcttcagatctGATGCCACGTCAAGTGAACATTGAATATCATAAGTGGCACTTTGGGCATAACAATTTTGTCCTGTTcgattcaaaaaagaaaaagcattCTGGTAAACACCTCTGTTCTTTGAGGATAACTGGACACATATATGATGACAATAGACTTTATGATATATGTCATCTAAGGCACTTGAGGCTTCTTAGAGTGTTGCAAGTGGATAGATTTTCTATCACGGTGAATGATTCTTTGCTGAATGAAATATGCACATTGGTTCATTTGAGGTACTTAAACATTCAGACACAAGTTTACTCTCTGCCTTCGTCTTTTTCAAATCTGTGGAATCTGGAAACTCTGCAGGTGAATAACTTTGGACCACCCTTGGTGCTATTACCAACAATTTTGaatcttgtaaagttgcgagtgCTGGGCATAGATGACTGTTCTTTCTTTGATTTGGATACAGATGAACCAATACTGGCAGGAGAGGACTCAAAGTTAGAGAGCTTGAGATTATTACGGGGACTCAAGCTTTCCAATTCGAAAGACAGAGAGGATATTTTCAAAAGGTTTCCCAATCTTCAAGAGCTTCGATTTGATCTCAAGAAATCATGGGATTGTTCAACAGATCGATATTGGTTCCCGAAATTAGATTTCCTAAATGAACTAGAATCTCTCAAAATAACTTTTGAAGGTTCATATTCAAATGATAGTGTGCTCTCTGCAGCGACAAATCGGCTTTGGGATTTTCACTTCCCTTCGAGTGTGAAAATGTTGTGTTTGTGTGAGTTTCCTCTGACATCCGATTCACTATCAACAATAGGAATACTGCCCAAGCTTGAAGATCTGTACCTTGAAGACGCAATCATCGAGGGGGAAGGATGGAACATGGGGGAGGAAGACACCTTCCAGAATCTCAAATGTCTGACGTTGCAGCGAGTGACTCTTGCTAATTGGGAGGTTAGAGAGGAATCCTTTCCTGCGCTTGAGAAATTACGACTGCGGGACTGTCGTATGCTTGAGGAGATTCCGCCTAGTTTCGGGGATATTTGTTCATTAAAAAGTATCGAACTACGGAGGAGCCCTCAACTTAAAGAATCTGCTCTGAAGATTAAGCAAGATGTTGAAGATATGGGTAGGGATATTCTGGTCCTTGTTTATAGCTGA